From the Taeniopygia guttata chromosome 20, bTaeGut7.mat, whole genome shotgun sequence genome, one window contains:
- the BHLHE23 gene encoding class E basic helix-loop-helix protein 23, which yields MAELKSLGSEAYLALAPGYGPSAFAYGAVRGGAEGPRGAFAGGGGADFHGGAMGKSAESSGEQSGDEEDGFEAGVKGGAGFEREGKLKGAALGKKPKEQRSLRLSINARERRRMHDLNDALDGLRSVIPYAHSPSVRKLSKIATLLLAKNYILMQAQALEEMRRLVAYLNQGQALSAPLPATLNPFGQSPVYPFGGAAVPGCPEKCTAFTGAASALCKHCNDKP from the coding sequence ATGGCTGAGCTCAAGTCGCTGGGCAGCGAGGCGTACCTGGCGCTGGCCCCGGGCTACGGACCCTCGGCTTTCGCCTACGGGGCGGTGCGCGGGGGCGCCGAGGGCCCGCGGGGCGCATtcgcggggggcggcggggcggacTTCCACGGCGGGGCGATGGGCAAGTCCGCGGAGAGCAGCGGCGAGCAGAGCGGCGACGAGGAGGACGGCTTCGAGGCGGGCGTGAAGGGCGGCGCGGGCTTCGAGCGAGAGGGGAAGCTGAAGGGGGCAGCCCTGGGCAAGAAGCCCAAGGAGCAGCGCTCGCTGCGCCTCAGCATCAacgcgcgggagcggcggcggatGCACGACCTGAACGACGCGCTGGACGGGCTGCGCTCCGTCATCCCCTACGCCCACAGCCCCTCGGTGCGGAAACTCTCCAAAATCGCCACGCTGCTCCTGGCCAAGAACTACATCCTCATGCAGGCGCAGGCCCTGGAGGAGATGCGGCGGCTGGTGGCCTACCTGAACCAGGGCCAGGCGCTGAGCGCCCCGCTGCCCGCCACCCTCAACCCCTTCGGACAGTCGCCCGTGTACCCCTTCGGCGGCGCGGCCGTGCCCGGCTGCCCCGAGAAATGCACTGCCTTCACAGGAGCCGCCTCCGCCCTCTGCAAACACTGTAACGACAAGCCTTGA